A section of the Octopus bimaculoides isolate UCB-OBI-ISO-001 chromosome 17, ASM119413v2, whole genome shotgun sequence genome encodes:
- the LOC106873419 gene encoding ATP synthase lipid-binding protein, mitochondrial, which produces MYACTRYIPSATRCMLTSSRSALRPLGSTVIPMQENSQSQSLVPLASCTSFSISQSQMLSLIQNQVRFFQTSSVRNDIDQAAKYIGAGAATVGAAGSGAGIGSVFGNLVIGYARNPSLKQQLFSYAILGFALSEAMGLFCLMMAFLILFAF; this is translated from the exons ATGTACGCCTGCACCAGATACATCCCCTCGGCTACTCGCTGCATG CTTACCAGCAGCAGGTCGGCTCTGAGACCTCTAGGTTCCACTGTGATACCAATGCAAGAG aaCTCACAGTCTCAGTCTCTTGTGCCATTGGCTAGCTGCACTAGCTTTTCTATTTCACAATCACAAATGCTTTCCCTAATCCAGAACCAG GTACGATTTTTCCAGACCAGCTCTGTACGAAACGATATTGATCAGGCAGCAAAATACATTGGTGCTGGAGCAGCTACAGTCGGTGCTGCAGGTTCAG GTGCTGGTATTGGAAGTGTATTCGGAAACTTAGTAATTGGTTATGCCAGAAATCCATCTCTGAAACAACAGCTGTTTTCATATGCCATTTTGGGATTTGCTCTGTCAGAAGCCATGGGTCTCTTTTGTTTGATGATGGCTTTCCTTATTCTTTTTGCATTTTAA